Proteins found in one Brevibacillus brevis genomic segment:
- a CDS encoding Ig-like domain-containing protein: MRTREKNHFRCRRFLIRMVGFSLAASLCLIGQASAADDEIQLKWEQRYTKEETRELVQKVVPTKDGGGLVWANGTNSDYRILPPLLVKADGTGQEEWSKRMPEEFFIADVEQAKEGGYLVMGALRSEPDKLQLIKLSETGDEEWTKAIEVEGGAMIPDRYVLLYSDFAETFDGGVVAVGHKYLEESGQYLYNIVKITASGEIEWDKPLSNSAHRVFVTKSGEMFVQGSVFSGDAHLYVAKLSEEADKLWEHTYEQKGSITIKSVLPSTDGGLLVTGYTNRFNSDPGFDDIVAWHIDSEGKVVWQKLYDTEVGSGEVSDGERGLLLSETADDGYMLIGLMDSINADPSKWNFKKLDHSGDLLWERTISFPQIRVANAVPQGNDQYLLLGEYWEKSTTMADKRDIYLIKYGKTKTIVSLEPQMQMHKLKLDKGDTEELKVTAVYDDDTKEDLTNGVQWTSSNEEMAVVDENGRVTAKEKGKVQIIATFQGKKAVFSVQVKG, encoded by the coding sequence ATGAGAACAAGGGAAAAGAATCATTTCCGTTGCCGGCGGTTCTTGATCCGGATGGTTGGCTTCTCGTTGGCGGCATCGCTTTGTCTGATCGGACAAGCTTCCGCTGCCGATGATGAGATCCAACTGAAGTGGGAACAGCGTTATACGAAAGAGGAGACGCGGGAGTTAGTCCAAAAGGTCGTCCCGACGAAAGATGGAGGCGGGCTGGTCTGGGCAAACGGGACGAACAGTGATTATCGCATACTCCCCCCTTTGCTGGTGAAAGCAGATGGAACGGGTCAGGAAGAATGGTCAAAGCGCATGCCGGAAGAGTTCTTTATCGCCGACGTGGAGCAGGCGAAAGAAGGCGGATATCTAGTGATGGGAGCGCTGCGCTCGGAGCCGGACAAGCTGCAGTTGATCAAATTGAGTGAAACCGGAGATGAGGAGTGGACGAAAGCAATTGAGGTAGAGGGAGGGGCGATGATACCGGACAGATACGTCCTGCTGTACAGTGATTTCGCCGAAACATTCGACGGTGGTGTGGTCGCAGTAGGCCACAAATACCTCGAAGAGAGTGGACAGTACCTATACAATATCGTGAAGATCACAGCATCAGGTGAAATCGAATGGGATAAGCCGTTGAGCAACTCGGCTCATCGGGTTTTTGTTACCAAAAGCGGGGAAATGTTTGTCCAAGGCAGTGTGTTCTCCGGCGATGCTCACCTGTACGTGGCAAAGCTGTCCGAAGAAGCGGACAAGCTTTGGGAACATACCTACGAACAGAAGGGTTCAATCACAATCAAATCAGTCCTCCCATCGACCGATGGCGGGCTTCTCGTCACCGGATACACCAACCGCTTCAACTCTGACCCGGGTTTCGATGACATCGTTGCGTGGCATATCGATTCGGAGGGGAAAGTTGTTTGGCAGAAGCTTTACGATACCGAAGTGGGAAGTGGAGAAGTGTCGGACGGAGAAAGAGGCTTATTGTTGTCCGAGACAGCGGATGATGGCTACATGCTGATCGGGCTGATGGATTCGATAAACGCTGACCCTTCCAAATGGAATTTCAAGAAGTTGGATCACTCTGGCGACCTTTTGTGGGAGAGAACGATCTCGTTCCCGCAAATACGCGTTGCTAATGCGGTTCCCCAGGGAAATGACCAGTACTTGTTATTGGGCGAATATTGGGAAAAAAGCACAACAATGGCGGACAAGCGAGACATCTATCTGATCAAATACGGCAAAACAAAAACCATCGTCTCCCTTGAGCCGCAAATGCAAATGCACAAACTGAAACTGGATAAAGGCGATACAGAAGAACTTAAGGTTACGGCTGTTTATGATGACGATACCAAAGAAGATCTGACGAACGGGGTTCAATGGACCTCTTCCAACGAAGAAATGGCCGTGGTTGACGAGAATGGACGAGTTACGGCCAAAGAGAAGGGAAAAGTGCAAATCATCGCAACCTTTCAAGGAAAAAAAGCAGTATTCTCGGTCCAGGTGAAAGGGTAG
- a CDS encoding DUF4179 domain-containing protein has translation MSENEKKNASPFMVPAEIDQYIRRGMEQAKELRQNRSRKRWVRVGSSLVACLFIFVFIFSVRLSPAVAAYVSSIPWMEKIVDFLRDDKGLQKAAEHNLVQNIGASGSTEDVTFTIDQVLADEKRMVLFYTVKHPFTDKEVALHKIELLDKTGKEWEHGVSWSSMGREEPVIQDRIDIVINEATEIPDAMTAKVTLAIDNLEQKTPLLIDFAVDKNKFKTFDKKVYPVMKEVMIDGQRFTIEQIAVFPTQTEVSIRFDPANQKHVFDFDKLRLEDEKGETFAFWGNGVPVRDNGENGRIYNLESIYFVEPEKLILKADSIRALDKDKLRIVIDAKTGTLTNVPNDRLKLTALRQVDDVVGMDFSLKVPLQDKHSHISLGYDLTDDLGNEYDYVQGSNYSTNDESIQNYSILFKRKTNKGTPTSYSFPLSSYPERLQGTFSVEVK, from the coding sequence ATGAGTGAAAATGAAAAAAAGAATGCGAGTCCATTCATGGTTCCCGCTGAGATTGATCAATACATTCGAAGAGGGATGGAACAAGCAAAAGAGCTGCGTCAAAATCGGAGCCGCAAACGCTGGGTACGCGTTGGTTCTAGTCTGGTTGCTTGTTTGTTCATTTTCGTGTTTATTTTTTCCGTTCGCCTTTCACCCGCTGTTGCCGCATATGTCAGCTCGATTCCCTGGATGGAAAAGATCGTTGATTTTCTTCGGGACGATAAAGGCTTGCAAAAGGCAGCAGAACACAACCTCGTTCAAAATATTGGCGCCAGTGGTTCAACGGAAGATGTGACGTTTACCATCGATCAAGTTTTGGCCGACGAAAAACGGATGGTCCTCTTCTATACTGTAAAGCATCCATTTACGGATAAAGAAGTAGCCCTGCACAAGATCGAGTTGTTAGACAAAACGGGAAAGGAATGGGAGCATGGTGTATCTTGGTCAAGCATGGGGAGAGAAGAGCCTGTGATTCAGGATCGTATTGATATTGTCATCAATGAAGCCACTGAAATACCCGATGCAATGACTGCAAAAGTCACACTTGCAATCGATAATCTCGAACAAAAGACTCCTCTCTTGATCGACTTTGCTGTAGATAAAAACAAATTTAAGACCTTTGACAAAAAAGTGTACCCGGTGATGAAGGAAGTCATGATCGACGGTCAGCGTTTCACGATTGAACAAATCGCGGTCTTTCCTACTCAGACAGAAGTGAGCATTCGCTTTGATCCAGCTAACCAAAAGCACGTATTTGATTTTGATAAGCTGAGGCTCGAAGATGAAAAAGGAGAAACATTCGCTTTTTGGGGAAATGGCGTTCCTGTTCGTGACAACGGTGAAAATGGGAGGATATACAATCTGGAAAGTATTTATTTTGTAGAGCCCGAAAAGCTAATTCTCAAAGCCGATAGCATTCGTGCCCTAGACAAAGATAAATTGCGAATCGTAATCGACGCGAAGACAGGCACATTAACAAACGTGCCGAATGATCGCTTAAAATTAACAGCACTGCGTCAAGTCGATGATGTGGTGGGTATGGACTTTTCTTTGAAGGTTCCGCTTCAAGATAAACACTCTCATATATCCTTAGGGTATGACCTGACTGACGACCTTGGAAATGAATATGATTATGTGCAAGGAAGCAACTACTCCACAAATGATGAATCGATTCAAAACTATTCTATTTTATTCAAGCGAAAAACAAACAAAGGCACCCCTACTTCCTATTCCTTTCCTCTGTCCAGCTATCCTGAACGTCTTCAAGGTACTTTTTCTGTAGAAGTCAAATAA
- a CDS encoding SET domain-containing protein — protein MIEVKTSKLSNGELNRGVFATQDIRKGDLIHEAPVLPYLNEEHEHIEKTLLADYAFEYGANHTAFLLGYGMLFNHSYTPNATYEINFDNHTFDFYAYTDIQAGEEILINYNGDEDCDDPLWFYEDQQKETDDTK, from the coding sequence ATGATCGAAGTCAAGACCTCCAAACTAAGCAATGGAGAATTAAATAGAGGTGTATTTGCAACGCAAGATATCCGAAAAGGCGACCTGATTCATGAAGCGCCCGTGCTGCCTTATTTGAACGAAGAGCATGAGCATATTGAGAAAACCTTGCTCGCGGATTATGCATTTGAGTACGGTGCTAATCACACGGCCTTCTTGTTAGGGTATGGTATGCTATTTAATCATTCCTACACGCCAAATGCCACGTATGAGATTAATTTCGACAACCACACGTTTGATTTTTATGCGTATACGGACATTCAAGCGGGTGAAGAAATCTTAATCAACTACAATGGTGATGAGGATTGCGATGATCCTCTCTGGTTTTACGAAGACCAACAGAAAGAAACAGACGATACCAAATAA
- a CDS encoding TIGR03943 family putative permease subunit — translation MDQNKLKRHHIMRSLILAGITALLAYLILSETLSHYLAPRLHMFSYVTLVILALLTIVSIRQIFVGSSVYDCDCEEQHKVPRTPIGSLLVYGLFVLPIVMGFVMPDKILGSDVAQKRGITLLSNDVRKLADVTANANVNANAEENVKQKAEGKEDAEQSVEPQPEATNQVAIPPVQATDDEQLRQRFSNEGFGDFYTDIAVFLHKQPVIELNDKVFLDGLTTMELYAKEFAGKELETMGFVYRQPDFTKQQFVVARFSVTCCTADSSVYGVLVEKEDANKWKKDSWVKVRGKLELRQVDGYDMLVLKASQVEAVSAPKDPYVYYSFESAPDS, via the coding sequence ATGGATCAGAACAAATTGAAGCGTCATCATATCATGCGCAGTTTGATTTTGGCGGGCATTACAGCGTTGTTGGCCTATTTGATCCTGTCGGAAACACTCAGTCACTATCTCGCACCGCGATTGCACATGTTCAGCTATGTCACGCTCGTCATCCTAGCCCTGTTGACCATTGTCAGCATACGGCAAATTTTTGTAGGCAGTAGCGTTTACGATTGCGATTGTGAGGAGCAACACAAAGTTCCGCGTACACCTATCGGCTCCCTTTTGGTTTATGGATTGTTTGTACTCCCCATCGTAATGGGATTTGTCATGCCGGATAAAATTCTTGGCAGTGATGTCGCACAGAAGCGGGGGATCACGCTGCTCAGCAATGATGTACGAAAGCTGGCGGATGTTACGGCGAACGCGAATGTGAATGCGAATGCAGAAGAAAATGTGAAGCAGAAAGCAGAAGGAAAAGAAGATGCCGAACAAAGCGTAGAACCACAGCCAGAGGCAACCAATCAAGTAGCAATACCCCCGGTTCAAGCAACAGACGACGAACAATTGCGACAGCGATTCTCGAACGAGGGATTTGGTGACTTTTACACGGATATCGCCGTCTTTTTACATAAACAGCCAGTAATCGAACTCAATGACAAGGTGTTCCTGGACGGACTCACCACGATGGAGCTATATGCAAAAGAATTTGCTGGAAAAGAGCTTGAGACAATGGGATTTGTATATCGGCAGCCTGACTTTACCAAGCAGCAGTTTGTCGTAGCGCGTTTTTCCGTCACCTGCTGTACAGCAGATTCCAGTGTTTATGGTGTTCTGGTGGAAAAAGAGGACGCGAACAAATGGAAAAAGGATAGCTGGGTAAAAGTACGCGGAAAGCTTGAGTTGCGTCAGGTAGACGGGTACGACATGCTTGTTCTCAAAGCCTCTCAAGTAGAAGCCGTTTCCGCACCCAAAGATCCTTATGTGTATTACAGCTTTGAATCAGCACCAGACAGTTAA
- a CDS encoding sigma-70 family RNA polymerase sigma factor encodes MVEEGEKVNLELLVSRAKNGDDDAFFQLVSLHKEQLYKIAYAFLRNETDALEAIQEATCRSYLKLARLKQPAYFRTWLTRILIHICLDEQKRRKRIILDPMEDDVENRASTPMDDQNVERIQIEAALARLSPNYRHIIILKYFEDRTIRDIAEVLGHPEGTIKTWLHKALGALRKDLGKGW; translated from the coding sequence ATGGTAGAGGAGGGGGAAAAAGTGAATCTGGAACTGCTCGTTTCACGCGCAAAAAATGGGGATGATGATGCCTTTTTTCAACTCGTCAGCCTTCATAAAGAACAACTGTATAAAATCGCCTACGCCTTTCTTCGTAACGAGACAGATGCATTAGAGGCCATTCAGGAAGCGACGTGCCGTTCCTATCTCAAGCTGGCACGATTGAAACAGCCTGCGTATTTTCGTACTTGGCTGACCCGCATCCTTATTCATATTTGTCTGGATGAGCAAAAGCGCCGAAAACGGATCATCTTGGACCCCATGGAGGATGACGTCGAAAATCGTGCAAGTACTCCGATGGACGACCAAAATGTCGAGCGTATCCAAATTGAAGCGGCTCTCGCTCGTCTCAGTCCAAATTATCGGCACATCATTATTTTGAAATATTTTGAAGATCGGACAATACGCGACATTGCTGAGGTACTCGGTCATCCGGAAGGCACCATCAAAACATGGCTGCACAAGGCTCTGGGTGCACTGCGCAAAGATCTCGGGAAAGGCTGGTGA
- a CDS encoding GNAT family N-acetyltransferase: MIVRLDLQHEQTVQKLWNMQQRAYRVEAEIIGTEDIPPLRESVEQLRACGETFYGYIEGGELAGAVSFLIEGDTLDIHRMIVDPIHFRKGIASQLLASVHEHGSSKIIVATGSLNEPAVRLYGRHGFTLTDKKEVKPGLWLSFFEKRIK, translated from the coding sequence ATGATCGTGCGACTAGATTTACAGCATGAACAAACGGTACAAAAACTTTGGAACATGCAGCAAAGAGCGTATCGTGTAGAGGCGGAGATAATCGGTACAGAAGATATTCCTCCCCTGCGAGAATCGGTAGAACAACTAAGAGCATGTGGAGAAACGTTTTATGGCTACATAGAGGGAGGCGAGCTGGCTGGGGCTGTATCTTTTTTGATCGAAGGAGATACATTGGATATTCACCGAATGATTGTAGATCCTATTCATTTTCGCAAGGGAATCGCGAGTCAATTGCTCGCCTCTGTCCACGAGCATGGCAGCAGCAAGATCATCGTCGCGACTGGCTCTTTGAACGAACCGGCCGTTCGGTTGTATGGGAGACATGGTTTTACCTTGACGGATAAAAAAGAAGTGAAGCCCGGTTTGTGGCTATCTTTTTTCGAGAAAAGGATAAAGTAA
- a CDS encoding response regulator codes for MNAYRVLIADDHPMARMAIRSLLDPDPSFEVIGEAQNGEEAFLLCGQIQPDLVLMDINMPKWSGLEATREVKKAYPHIKVVILSVSDDVADLITAIQFGAQGYLLKNLEPDDWINYLHALLGEDSELTREMATRLMYRFRQEETTDEMVPAVLTPREREIVMYVGAGKTNREISEALIIAENTVKNHLKNILEKLQLANRVQLAAYAVRHHLVIK; via the coding sequence ATGAACGCTTACCGTGTATTGATCGCCGACGACCACCCGATGGCTCGTATGGCCATTCGCAGCCTCCTTGATCCAGATCCCTCTTTTGAAGTCATCGGAGAAGCACAAAATGGTGAGGAAGCCTTTCTCTTATGCGGACAAATACAACCGGATCTTGTGCTCATGGACATCAACATGCCGAAATGGAGCGGACTCGAAGCGACCCGCGAGGTCAAGAAAGCATACCCGCACATCAAGGTAGTCATTCTCAGCGTCTCCGATGACGTTGCTGACCTGATCACTGCCATTCAGTTCGGTGCCCAAGGTTACTTGCTGAAAAATTTAGAGCCTGACGACTGGATTAACTACTTGCATGCCTTGCTCGGCGAGGACAGTGAATTGACTCGCGAAATGGCAACACGACTCATGTACCGCTTCCGTCAAGAAGAAACCACAGATGAAATGGTCCCTGCTGTTCTGACCCCGCGAGAGAGAGAGATTGTCATGTATGTGGGAGCAGGAAAAACGAATCGGGAAATAAGCGAAGCGCTGATCATCGCAGAAAACACAGTGAAAAACCACCTGAAAAACATTCTCGAGAAGCTGCAATTGGCTAATCGCGTCCAGCTCGCTGCTTACGCGGTTCGCCATCATTTGGTTATCAAATAA
- a CDS encoding sensor histidine kinase, with the protein MSYRIFYWLTFLIPTIIIGGFEFIRHDFLLPYMSMEAGNVYITLLTLFLSFLFATWMFHTLKQMNARIVEEQARRAVYEERERLARELHDGIAQSLFFLNVKLKQGQLDDARVAVSAIDNHVRQAIFNLRSLPEEGSLDQRLEKWLAQWSALSGIDVASELHVKDGFFTPTAEVQLFGIIQEAFANIRKHSQAKHSWIHLTTDETTGWILAVEDDGIGISNPSPDTKKYGLSMMRERARQLNAYLDIQVRPAGGTIIRLSSYSGGKTL; encoded by the coding sequence ATGTCCTATCGAATCTTTTATTGGTTGACCTTTTTGATTCCAACCATCATCATCGGGGGTTTTGAATTCATCCGTCACGACTTTCTGCTGCCTTATATGTCTATGGAAGCTGGAAATGTGTACATTACCCTCTTGACGCTCTTTCTCTCTTTTTTATTTGCTACCTGGATGTTTCACACACTTAAACAAATGAATGCACGAATCGTCGAGGAACAAGCCCGTCGCGCTGTTTATGAAGAACGGGAACGCCTTGCCCGCGAATTACACGACGGGATTGCACAGTCTTTGTTCTTCCTCAACGTAAAGCTGAAGCAGGGACAATTGGACGATGCACGGGTCGCTGTATCTGCCATCGACAATCATGTACGCCAAGCCATCTTTAACTTGCGCTCATTGCCAGAAGAAGGCAGTCTGGATCAACGCCTTGAGAAATGGTTGGCCCAATGGAGCGCTTTATCAGGAATCGACGTTGCTAGCGAATTGCACGTCAAAGACGGCTTTTTTACTCCCACCGCAGAAGTACAACTGTTTGGGATCATCCAGGAAGCTTTTGCCAACATTCGCAAGCATTCTCAGGCCAAGCATTCGTGGATTCACCTCACGACAGATGAAACAACTGGCTGGATTCTCGCCGTTGAGGACGATGGCATTGGGATTTCCAACCCTTCTCCCGATACGAAAAAATACGGTTTGTCCATGATGCGCGAGCGAGCACGCCAGTTGAACGCCTACCTCGACATTCAGGTGCGACCGGCAGGCGGCACGATCATCCGCTTATCTTCTTATTCAGGAGGAAAAACACTATGA
- a CDS encoding alpha/beta hydrolase family protein, with translation MAIFFREKDKVSPRTSTAIEYVRPDAPPILIMHGDADDVVPYEQSVEFFNALRRAGNNASMYKIKGAGHNGFTQQQTMEVVKAFFDEHLK, from the coding sequence GTGGCTATCTTTTTTCGAGAAAAGGATAAAGTAAGTCCCCGCACATCCACTGCTATAGAGTATGTTCGTCCGGATGCTCCGCCCATATTGATTATGCATGGTGATGCAGATGATGTAGTGCCCTATGAACAAAGCGTTGAATTTTTTAATGCATTACGTAGAGCTGGAAACAATGCAAGTATGTATAAAATTAAGGGAGCAGGGCACAACGGTTTCACACAACAGCAAACAATGGAAGTTGTTAAAGCTTTTTTCGACGAACATTTAAAATAA
- a CDS encoding deoxynucleoside kinase: MKSILITVEGPIGIGKTSLSRELSRACNLQLLEEIVYENPFLGKFYENIAEWSFQLEMFFLCNRYKQLQDIHSQFLNQGISVVSDYNIFKNTIFAKRTLQGDNLPKYLKIYDILTEDLPQAHLVIYMTASIETVMKRIAMRDREMERSMDVTYMENLIADYNEFMEAFEKHHPDTPVIKFDCDDLDFVHRPEDLKVVLDRIVPRIQELMGQEG, encoded by the coding sequence ATGAAGTCCATATTGATTACCGTTGAGGGACCTATTGGTATTGGAAAAACCTCTTTATCGCGGGAACTAAGCCGTGCATGCAACTTGCAGCTACTGGAAGAGATCGTCTACGAAAACCCGTTCCTGGGTAAATTTTATGAAAATATTGCCGAATGGAGCTTTCAACTCGAGATGTTTTTCCTCTGCAATCGTTACAAGCAGTTGCAGGATATTCATTCACAGTTCCTGAATCAAGGTATTTCCGTTGTTTCTGATTACAATATTTTCAAAAATACGATTTTTGCCAAACGGACGCTACAAGGAGATAACCTGCCAAAGTACCTCAAAATTTATGATATCCTAACAGAGGATTTGCCTCAGGCGCATTTAGTGATCTACATGACAGCTTCGATTGAGACCGTGATGAAGCGAATTGCGATGCGCGATCGCGAAATGGAGCGCAGCATGGATGTCACCTATATGGAGAACCTGATTGCTGATTACAACGAGTTTATGGAAGCGTTTGAAAAACATCATCCGGATACGCCTGTCATCAAATTCGATTGTGACGATTTGGATTTCGTACATCGACCAGAAGATTTGAAGGTTGTACTGGATCGAATTGTGCCACGAATTCAAGAGTTGATGGGACAAGAAGGATAG
- the thiD gene encoding bifunctional hydroxymethylpyrimidine kinase/phosphomethylpyrimidine kinase yields the protein MSTIAKALTIAGSDSGGGAGIQADLKTFHQLGVYGMSAITAITAQNTLGVAGVYPLPTEAVAQQMHEVLRDLGADAAKTGMLFHADIIRVVAEEIKAFGLKKLVVDPVMIAKGGSKLLLDEAIVALKTELLPLAEVVTPNLPEAECLTGMRIETTDEMREGAKAIHALGARNVLMKGGHMQGDVVVDILFDGTAFHEISHERIHTRHTHGTGCTFSAALTAELAKHTPLITAVEKANRFIFEAIKTAPQLGGGHGPTNHWAVVD from the coding sequence ATGAGCACGATTGCGAAAGCATTGACGATAGCGGGTTCAGATAGCGGTGGGGGAGCTGGGATTCAGGCAGATCTGAAAACCTTTCATCAACTCGGTGTGTACGGGATGAGTGCGATCACCGCAATCACTGCACAAAATACATTGGGTGTAGCAGGTGTTTATCCGTTGCCGACAGAGGCAGTTGCCCAGCAAATGCATGAGGTGTTGCGTGATCTTGGCGCTGACGCGGCGAAAACGGGCATGCTGTTTCACGCTGATATCATTCGTGTTGTTGCGGAAGAGATCAAAGCATTTGGCCTGAAAAAGCTGGTGGTAGACCCGGTGATGATTGCCAAGGGAGGGTCAAAACTACTGTTGGATGAGGCGATCGTTGCATTGAAAACAGAGTTGTTGCCGTTGGCGGAAGTCGTCACACCTAACTTGCCGGAAGCAGAATGCTTGACTGGCATGAGAATCGAGACGACAGATGAGATGCGCGAAGGGGCAAAAGCGATACATGCGTTGGGCGCCCGCAATGTCCTGATGAAGGGTGGACATATGCAAGGGGACGTTGTCGTTGATATTTTGTTCGATGGTACCGCATTCCATGAAATATCCCATGAGCGTATTCATACACGCCATACGCACGGTACAGGTTGTACATTCTCCGCGGCTCTTACAGCAGAGTTAGCCAAACATACACCGCTCATCACTGCGGTAGAAAAAGCAAATCGCTTTATTTTCGAAGCAATTAAGACAGCACCCCAATTGGGTGGCGGGCATGGGCCGACCAACCACTGGGCGGTTGTAGACTAA
- a CDS encoding deoxynucleoside kinase produces the protein MSRFQNSTLREKYGIPNNAVITIGGTVGVGKSTFTHALADQLGFRVSVEKVDNNPYLGRYYNDLSRWGFHLQIFFLAERFKEQKRMFDYGGGFVQDRSIYEDTGIFARMLYEQGNMTEEDYRTYTELFEAMVMTPYFPHPDILIYLEGSFDDIVGRVKERGRPMEQQTPVDYWQDLFGRYDSWIASFTSCPILRVNINEYDVVDDPSSVESIIERAAEKIRIGRATRFSS, from the coding sequence ATGTCGAGGTTTCAAAACAGCACGCTTCGTGAAAAATACGGGATACCAAACAACGCAGTAATTACGATCGGCGGGACAGTAGGGGTAGGAAAATCCACCTTTACACATGCCTTGGCAGATCAGCTCGGATTTCGCGTATCTGTAGAAAAGGTTGACAATAACCCGTATTTGGGCCGTTACTATAATGATTTATCGCGATGGGGTTTCCATTTGCAAATTTTCTTTTTGGCAGAACGCTTCAAGGAACAAAAACGGATGTTTGATTATGGCGGCGGTTTTGTCCAAGATCGCTCCATCTATGAGGATACCGGGATTTTTGCCCGCATGCTGTACGAGCAAGGCAACATGACAGAAGAAGATTACCGCACTTATACAGAACTTTTTGAAGCGATGGTCATGACGCCTTACTTCCCGCATCCGGACATTTTGATCTACTTAGAGGGCAGCTTCGATGATATTGTTGGTCGCGTAAAAGAGCGCGGGCGTCCGATGGAACAACAAACGCCGGTGGATTATTGGCAGGATTTGTTTGGTCGCTATGATAGCTGGATTGCCTCCTTTACTTCCTGTCCGATTTTGCGGGTCAATATCAACGAATACGACGTTGTGGATGACCCATCTTCGGTAGAGAGCATTATTGAGCGGGCTGCTGAAAAAATTCGGATCGGACGAGCTACCCGCTTTTCATCATAA
- the splB gene encoding spore photoproduct lyase, translating into MGTTLLERPEKTEQKGSKLFVPDYIFVEPHALNYPLGQELYRRFQAEGIPMQMTTSHNQVRGIPGDTEVEKYRNAKRTLVIGVRKTLKFETSKPSAEYAIPLATGCAAHCHYCYLNTNIGTKPYVRVYVNTDEILAQAEKYIQERPGEITRFEAACTSDPVSIEHLTGNLKRAIEFMGQQEFGRLRFVTKFHHVDSLLDAKHNKHTRFRFSMNADYVIKNFEPGTSSFHQRLEAAGKVAKAGYPLGFILAPLYWFDGWEAGYTDLLERLRSQLVPEAMEDLTFELIQHRFTKIAKSLILQRYPKTKLEMKEEERKYKWGKYGKGKYVYPDIQAKALQAHLESEIARLFPQARVEYFT; encoded by the coding sequence ATGGGAACAACCCTTTTGGAAAGACCTGAAAAGACGGAGCAGAAAGGCAGCAAGCTGTTTGTTCCGGATTATATTTTCGTGGAGCCACATGCATTGAATTATCCACTTGGTCAAGAGCTGTATCGCCGTTTTCAGGCGGAAGGGATTCCGATGCAGATGACGACAAGCCATAATCAGGTTCGTGGCATTCCTGGTGATACAGAAGTGGAGAAATATCGCAATGCGAAGCGGACGTTGGTCATTGGTGTACGCAAAACATTGAAGTTCGAGACTTCCAAGCCTTCCGCAGAATATGCCATTCCACTGGCAACAGGATGTGCTGCCCACTGTCACTATTGCTATTTGAACACCAATATCGGGACTAAGCCGTATGTTCGGGTGTACGTTAATACAGATGAGATTCTGGCACAGGCCGAAAAGTATATCCAAGAACGCCCGGGAGAAATCACTCGTTTTGAGGCAGCTTGTACATCTGATCCGGTAAGTATTGAGCATCTTACAGGCAATCTGAAACGAGCAATTGAGTTTATGGGCCAGCAGGAGTTTGGGCGGTTGCGCTTCGTGACGAAGTTTCACCATGTGGATTCCTTGCTGGATGCCAAGCACAACAAGCATACCCGATTTCGTTTCAGCATGAATGCCGACTATGTCATCAAAAATTTTGAGCCAGGTACCTCCAGCTTTCATCAGCGACTGGAGGCAGCAGGGAAGGTAGCCAAGGCAGGTTATCCGCTGGGCTTTATTTTAGCGCCTTTGTATTGGTTTGACGGATGGGAAGCAGGGTATACCGATTTGTTGGAAAGGCTGCGTTCGCAGTTGGTTCCCGAAGCGATGGAGGATTTGACGTTTGAGCTAATCCAGCACCGTTTTACCAAGATCGCGAAAAGCTTGATCCTCCAGCGTTATCCGAAAACGAAGCTGGAGATGAAGGAAGAAGAGCGCAAGTACAAATGGGGGAAATACGGGAAAGGGAAGTATGTCTATCCCGACATCCAAGCAAAGGCTTTGCAGGCCCATTTGGAAAGTGAAATTGCTCGATTGTTTCCACAGGCTCGGGTTGAATATTTTACGTAA